The genomic DNA taaccccctaaccccctaaccccctaacccctaaccccctaaccccctaaccccctaaccccctaaccccctaacaGCTTGAAGCATGATCCTTTACATTCTCAACTGTAAGCGCGTCCCACCGCATCATACATAGGTGCTGATGGACATAGACATCGATCGACAGAATCTTGCAGTCTCGAAACTGCAGGGAATCATGGATGACCTGGACCTGACTACCCAGCAGTTCGCTACCTGTGTATCGGTATTGTTCGCTGGATACCTACCGTTTCAGATTCCGTCAAACTACATCATCTCTCGCATTCCACGACCTGGACTTTGTGAGTCGAGAGTGCTATCCCGTCATTTCTGCTAATGATCGCAGATATTTGCTGCGCTGTTGTCTGCTGGGGAGCGATCTCTGCGGCCACGGCTGCTGTGCAGTCCTACTCTGCCTTGGTGGGAGTTCGAGTCGTGCTCGGTGCAGTCGAagccgtcttcttccctgGTAAATGCGGACGTACAACGCTTGGCTTTATGCTGATGAATTATAGGTGTGCTATACTATCTCTCTGCTTGGTACACCAAGAAAGAACTAGGAAAACGATATGCCGGTCTCTTCATCGGTCAACAGTTGGGGAACGGATTCGGAGGGCTTATCGCCGCCGGGGTCTTGAAACTCGATGGTAAACACGGAATTCGCGGATGGCGATGGCTCTTCATCGTGTAAGCCGCTACATTCGAGTACAGAGACAAAGACGACTGATTCATCCAGTGAGGGGGTGGTTACCGTGGGATTCGGTATCATCTTTGCTTTCGTAATGGTGATTACAGCAGTATATTCCATGCGAATCTGTCTGACATAACTAGCCCGAATTTCCTCACAACGCGCGAGTTCTTAAACCAATCGAGCGAGACCTTGCTGTATGGCGGTTGGAGCAAGAAGCTGGTGCCGGCGAAGCTCATGATGACATCTCTACCACTAGAGCCTATCTTTCCGCCTTGAAGGACCCGAAGGTGTGTTGAAAGCTGAATCACTGAATTGAATGCTGATACCCTTGCCAGGTTTACATGCTCATTGGCTGCATGATGTGCTCACAAGCGATGGGTTCTGTTGGTGAGTGGGATTGTAACCGTATTCGCCTCAGCTGATTCATGGCTTTAGGAAACTTCTTCCCCACTATTCTACAGGCTTTGGGGTATGACTCATTGATTACTCTTTGCCTCACAGCTCCTCCATATAGTCAGttgccctcttcttccactgaCATTAGGCTGATGTCAATCAGTCTTCGCgtgcttcatcttcgctgGCATCTCGTGGTGGTCGGACGTGAGTGATGTTCCTTTCCTGTGGTCATCCATAACAGTGTGTAGCGCAAACAAATCATGTACTGGCCGATAATTGTGTGTCTCTGCATCGGTATTGTCATTTACATTATCGCCATGACTACTCTCAGTGTCGGCGCTCGATACTTTGCCATGATGTGGACGCCAGTTGCCAATGGTGCGTAAGGAGACGTTTATTTGATTACTTGATTAACTGTCATCAGTCGTGCCGCAATTGTTCATCTATAACACGCTCTCGCTGCATGTTGCAAGGCCATACCCTAAGCGGGCTGCAGGTCTTGCCCTGATTAACGCAATTGGTGGAACCTCGAATATTTGGGGCTCCTATGTGTGGTTCGCACCTCCTCATTTCTACGCTGGGTTCGGCATGGGTCAgtcgcccttcttccaataGAGCTTAGGGCTAACCCTGCTTCAGTGCTTGCTGTCAATGTTGTCTTTTTATGTATCATCACATTCTACAGATTCTTCGTAAGGAGGGAGAATTGTCGACTGGACGCGGGCGGCGAAGGAGCACGAGCggtgatgaggagaggCGTAACGGAAGAACAGATGTCCTTGGGATGGAGGTTCGTCGGCTACTAAGTCCCTCCTGGATGGCAACAGTCAAGTCGATGAAGGGTAGAGAACAGAACATCGAGGCGAGGGACGGTTGGGGGAAGTAGGCGAACATAGAGGTACCTCGGTCCTCGTAGTAGAGGTCGGATTACACCTTAAGCTACTTTAATTTCGTGTCCTTGTTCGTTTGTCTACGGTTGTATTTGGAGCGTTAAATTTGAACATTGGAATGGCTATAGGCTAGAGAGTTTGAAAGATTAATAAGCTGCATGGACGATGCATTTTTCTATTCGAACGGTTGCTCCTTTTATTATTTTCAAGCCTATGAGCCGACTCATCTTTTCCATACTTCCCCTGCATCTTCCGCTCGGACCACGCACTCTTTCCCTCAACTAATGTCTCTGcatgtcctcctctttttctgcCTCCTCTCATTCTCTCCTCGACACCCCACAATTACTTCACTGTCTTCCTcactccttctttcttcttcgcctctcACCCTCATACCTCTCTACCCATGCAGATGTAGAAGGGGGCAAACATGGAGTTAGTGAAGAAGTCGAAGGTCCAAACAACAGCAATCTAGAGGAACGGCGGTAGGAGTTTATGAGGTCATTTGACTTATCATGAAAGTTGAGCGAGCTATAGTTGTTATGTTAACAATGCACTATACACCTAATATTGATCTTGCATTTATTAGGGCAGATCATTATTTAGATAAATTTCAATGTGCTAGTGGAGGCAAGAAGCAGGAGTAATCTATAATGTAGCATAATACATCACACTAATCATGTAAACACGAGCAATACGAAACCTCTATAGCCTCTACGAAATCCCCATATTTAACTGAATGGTGCTAAAGCTCCGGTTATCTCTTACTCGGATAAAGACTCATTCACTTTGATAcccctcctctttctccagaGCGTTAATCCCCGTTTCCATAATTTGCGATCAGTTCCACTGCTGGGCACCAGCTGCATCGTTACACCAAGAGATTCGACCTCAAAATTGCGGTGTTCATCGTCAAAAAAAAGCTATTAAGTTACCCGTCAGCAGTGTTTCTTaaggaaagatgatgcGACGGGGATATACCATTTGTTCGTACGGAATGCCCGTTTTGCGATGGATCTCTCGGAAATGTCTAAGTTTCGAGCCTATGAGGAAATGCTCATCAGTCTGTTGTTAAATGATGTTCAATACCGCGCAACTCACCAGGATAAATCTCCATCTGCGAGAGGCAGAAATATCTCTTAGACTTCCATGTAAAGAGTAAGAGTAATTCGTGCTCACCGTATTAAAATATGAGATCGCTTTCACATGGTCACCGCCCTCGTCAGCGGGCAAAAGCAACATCCTGAGCGCTTCCTTTGCCAGTTCAGGGGCACTCGTCCTCGATGCAGCAGCTACGTGTATTCTTCGGTGTTTAAGTTCGGCGAGGATAGAGGGTACTTCATGGTAGAAAGAAAGATTTTGTCCACGCCTGCATTCCGTGAGTAGCTTGTTACGCGAGCGTACAAAAGAGACAGGGACGAAAGACTCACCGATCGACAAGCTGGTTAACAACGTCTCCATTACGCTTGAGTGGAGGAATAATATGCGTCTATTGACCATTCTTCGTTAGTGCTCGTCTCCTAGTTGACAATACGTCGCCCCGTGAAACGCAACGCCCAAACATACATCTATCCACAGATCCCAAAGGGTATAACTGGTGCATTGGATATATCAGCCTGCTTATCAGGATATTATTAAAAAAGTGTAGATACTCAAGGTCGAACGCCACAAGTAGAGGGTAAGCATCCAGATCATTCGGCGAAACGGTTCGATACTTTTCGGCAGGTGGTGAAGGTTCGCGGCGGGAGGCGGCTCTTCGAGGCATCGTTTGGACTTTGTGAAAATGTAAATTAACGAGCTTTCTACCCTGCCCGTAAGTTGAAAGGTATTGAATACGTGAACGAGGTGTAGTTGCAAGTCTCAAATGTAATGGCGATCTTTCGATATGTGATTCGGTCCGTCGTTGGGTCGTTGTTCGTGCTTTCTTCGATCCAGTGAGAACAAGTGATGACGTAAGGGTTTTTTTATTTTCTCACGGTCGACTTCTGTTTATCCCCCGGGCAATGTCTCCCGATAGCGGACGGACCTTGAGTTAAGCCTTAAGCCTTAGATTGTTGCACCTCGAAGAACATCCTGTAAATAATCGATAGCCCTCGTAATTCCAGGAGCAAACAGTGAATATTTATCATTATGGCTGCTgaaaaacaacaacaacgtATGACCTAGCCCCTCTTGAAAGTTCGTCTCTCGCTAATTCGGTTGTGCAGCCTTGCCTCTTGGGAAACCTGTTCCCGctaaagaaggagaggagaaagtGGAATTgagtgatgaaggagatgaagacagagaggatcttgaggaggaaaatgatgaagacttcgatgaggacgaagacgaggacgacgaggatgaggatgagaatgagaatgagaatgagaatgaggatgaggatgaggaagacgaagacgaagagggcGACGATGGTATTGACCACAAGAAGGTGCTGTCGGACTTTTACAATGTAAGGCCTAGGGCCTTGCCACAGGACCTAGTATGATATCGGAACTGTGCTAATGGGCCGTTTGGTAGACCGAACAAgtggacgaagaggatgatgaggatgtcatcgaaggcaaagaggaTGCGGGAGTCAGCAACCTGAAGCGAAAGGCGGACGGTGAGGAACATGGCGaggcaaaaaaaaacaaggCCTAGTTTCATGTACAATCGTATCGGCCTTATTAACATATTAGTAAATGGAATGGTACAAAAAGTGTGTATCGACGGAAATGTACTATTATTGCAATAGTGTATGATGATATCTTGATCGCATAGGTGGCCGCAAGTCAACGAAATGTGTATGATTCCTCGCTGTCTCTCAGGATATGAACCGTATAACCTTAAAAGAAACTTTTCTTTGGTTTATTGCTTCTTCTATCTCTCGCtacatcctcttctgacATAGAGCCTGCTACGTTCTCACCGGTGACCTCGCTCGTTGCTTGAGAACAAACGGAAACACAAACGGAACGATATGTATTGTTACCGGTCACGTGACTAATTACTTGGTAACCCTGCCGAGAACGTTCATAAGATCTATCGATGTCATTCCACACCTTGAAAACAACTTACATCTGCCTTTCCAGTTTAATTCCTTCATTCTTACCGCGATGTCCAAGTCCACGTACTCGGACGAACCTCTAGCTGCTGAGGACTACGAGCTCCAGCCAACATCCAACGCAAACGACCCGTTGCTTCCATCGTACTCCCAGCACCCTTTCACATCGCCTCATCAGCAGCTACAACGCGAACGACGTGCCACTCGACTTCGCTCGGTTTTATCACGCATCTGTATCGCATTCTTGATAGTAGTACCGACATTTGCATTTGCGGCTTGCTACTTTGGGAGGACAACTTTGGATAAGGTGAGAACTTGGGACAGTTTACCGCCAGAGGTACAAGATTGGCTGGACAAGATCGCGCCTGCCAAGACCCATGCGGATCACTCAAATTTCCCGACAGAGTAGGTGCTCCATTTGTATAGATGAAATCTCCTCTTATGTAACTTGCCAGCATTGGTTACGCCGGACCGACACCAACTGGTAGCGAGTGAGTCGTTAGTAAGCTTCCTTTCATTAAGTGATCGACTAACAAATCGAAAGGGCCGCCCTCATTGCTACTGCTCCCGTGGTTCCATCCCACACCGATGTCTACCCTCTTATCCGTCCTACTAACAAGGTCTCCAAAGGTTTTAGCGTCCTTCAACATTGGGGAAATCTCAGTCCATATTACTCGGTGGATTCTCATGGTCTTCCTGAGTCAGGTAGCCTCATTCCTGAGCAATGTGAGCTGGAAAGTTTACATTGGTTACAGAGGCATGGTGCGAGGTATGATTCTTGTTCATCCATGGAGTAACATGCTAATATTTATTATAGGTATCCTACTTCATACCCCGAGGGCCCTGTTGCTTTAGCCTCTAGACTCAAGAGCGCGAAAGGGTGGAAAGCCAAAGGCgatctttctttccttaATGACTGGAGCTACCAGCTCGGAGCTGAGATCCTTACGCCGTTTGGTCGTAGTCAACTTTGTGAGTATTGCAATTCTGTTTCAAACAATGTTGAGACAAACAATGTGAGAGGGGAAGCAGGCTAACATATCCTAGTCAATCTCGGCGTTTCTGCAAGGATTAAATACGGCTTTTTGCTCGACAAGTTCAAAGGTAAATTGCCCGTCTTCCGGACAGAGAGTCAAGAGTGAGTACATGCTTCCGTATATCAACACCTTAACACTGACACGGAGACAGCCGCATGTTGAAATCTGCTCAGAACTTTGCTGTCGGTACGTCTTAACTTCGCTAATCCCTTTATATTTGAGCTCACTTCTATCTACAGGCTTCTTCGGGGTCCCAGCAGATGATCAATATAATCTTGAAGTCACTATTGAGGCTCCAGGCTTTAATAACACTCTCGCGCCTTTCACGACTGTGAGTCTCATTTGGCGATCTCAAGCGCGAGAATATTAGCTTACACAATGTGCGTCAGTGCCGAGGAACAGGCGTCGATTACAAATCGAAGCTTGCAGAATGGGATTCCATTTATCTCgcaaaggcgaagaagcGATTGCAGGAGAACATGCAGGGGTATAATCTCAGTTTCATGGACGTTAAAGACATGGTAAGCGCTGTCCTGGATATTAATCTGTCCTTTTGGCTAATTGACCCGCTGTGCAGATGGAAATGTGTGCTTACGAGGTAGGCTGCGTTTGGTATACCCCAACCTGTAAACCTAATTCTGGAAACTCAGACTGTTGCTCTCGGTCACTCTGCCTTCTGCGATCTGTTCACTCaaaaggaatggaagggCTTCCAGTACCGAAACGATATCTTTTGGTGGTATTCGTCAAGTTTCGGATATGCTCCTGCTAAGGCGATGGGTATGGGATGGGTGCAAGAGCTGGTCTCGAGGTTAACGAAGAGTAGATCATACTCGTTCAGTGCCAGGACGGAGTGCTGACGACGACTGTAGCTCGACTCACCGAGTTTAACTCTACTACAAATTCATCGTTCCACGACGACGTTCACTTCCCTCTTGGAGATGCTCTGTATGATGGTTTATTCAATATCAATTGCTTTGGCTGTTCTGACAGGTATGATAGATATGTCGACTTCACCCACGACACCCAATTTGCCCTCTGTACGccattttttcttttgtaACAAGATCGAAATTACCTCTGACAATCAACTCAGTACTTCCTACGATGAACCTCACAACCTTTGCCGAAACAGGAGACCTTCCCACCGATCATATCCCCAAGCATCGTTCCTTCGTCTCCTCCAAGTAGGCAATAGCACATTTCTACCCCTTTGTTATTGGGGCTGACGCTGCCATAGGATTATGCCATTCGCCACTAACCTCCAAGTCCAGGTCCTTTCTTGTTCtggcgagaagaagctccGACTCATTCTAAATGACGCTCCCATCCCTCTTACCGGTATCAACGGGTGCcctgaagatgatgacggACTTTGCCCGGTGGATACATTTGTGGCGGCAATGAAGACTCTCATAGGTGAGATCGATTTCGCTAAGGAGTGTGCGTTGGACAAGGAAACTCTAGAGGAGGAACAAGAAGtcggagaggaagagatggcagAGGTGAAGGTTGATGGGCTTCAGAAGgtcgaagatgaggaggaagacaaCAAAAAAggtgatgacgatgatggcgaTAGCGACAGTGACAGCGACAGCGGCAGCGACAGCGATGACGACGATAATTAGGCATACAGCAATGAGCCGAACATATCGCTCGCTCTCCATTATGATTTATAACTTTTAAGTGTAATACTTCTGCTCTGAAGATGTGCCCCATAGATCCATGCATTAAATGATGCCTTGTATTCGATATGTCTCTATCTGACATCAATGAAGAGGCGGCGACACATCAGACCTTCTCACCACGTTCAACTACCTCGTCAGAGACGATTCTTCCCACAGAGCCCATATCTGACGTATCCCAACCGTTTTCCTCCAAGTACCTCCTGAACtctacatcctcatcctccaactGCGCCCTTCTGTTCGGTACAATTGTCATGACTACTATCGCTGCGACAACACAAATGCCTGAACCGATGAGAAAAATGGCTTGTTGCCCTTTGAGAGTCGTGGCAAAACGGGCTTCGATAAGGGGGAAAACTTGTGTACCCACAGCGGCGCCTGCTTTACCGATAGCTGCTGCTAAACCAAGAGCATGACCCCTGCAGGTATCATGTTAGGATTTCACTATCTGATATCCGATAGAGAATTAAAAGAGACGTCATACGCACCTAACAGGGGTGGGGAATGATTCGGAAGAGACTATGAAGTTGCAGTTGCCCGGTCCGACGGAGAGAAAACATTGGAAAAGgccgaagaggatgacgaaaGCGGCGAAAGCGCCTGTGCCGTTGTTACGAAGGGGTTCCATAGCACCTAGAGACCGGCGTAAGTGCGCTTGTTAAAACTTGATTTGAGACGCTCTCAGGACATACCGCCAATAACGAAACCAAAAATTGCGACCATTACTAGTCCAAAAGCGTATGTCTGCCTAGGTCCGAGACGGTCAATGATGAAACCTACGCGTGTAACCGCGTTAGTTTGGTACATATGGAATGTTTACCAGTATGAAAAAGCAGACTCACCTCCAAAGAACGcgccaggaagggcaaaCGCATTGACGAGCGCTCCCCATCCGTTTGAAGCTAACAGTGATTGATTACTGCTGAATCCGGCAGTGATGGTAGGTGCGAGGAGGTTGAATGGATATACAACAGCGTCATAGAGAAACCAGACAAG from Cryptococcus neoformans var. neoformans JEC21 chromosome 7 sequence includes the following:
- a CDS encoding phytase, putative, whose product is MSKSTYSDEPLAAEDYELQPTSNANDPLLPSYSQHPFTSPHQQLQRERRATRLRSVLSRICIAFLIVVPTFAFAACYFGRTTLDKVRTWDSLPPEVQDWLDKIAPAKTHADHSNFPTDIGYAGPTPTGSEAALIATAPVVPSHTDVYPLIRPTNKVSKGFSVLQHWGNLSPYYSVDSHGLPESGSLIPEQCELESLHWLQRHGARYPTSYPEGPVALASRLKSAKGWKAKGDLSFLNDWSYQLGAEILTPFGRSQLFNLGVSARIKYGFLLDKFKGKLPVFRTESQDRMLKSAQNFAVGFFGVPADDQYNLEVTIEAPGFNNTLAPFTTCRGTGVDYKSKLAEWDSIYLAKAKKRLQENMQGYNLSFMDVKDMMEMCAYETVALGHSAFCDLFTQKEWKGFQYRNDIFWWYSSSFGYAPAKAMGMGWVQELVSRLTKTRLTEFNSTTNSSFHDDVHFPLGDALYVDFTHDTQFALLLPTMNLTTFAETGDLPTDHIPKHRSFVSSKIMPFATNLQVQVLSCSGEKKLRLILNDAPIPLTGINGCPEDDDGLCPVDTFVAAMKTLIGEIDFAKECALDKETLEEEQEVGEEEMAEVKVDGLQKVEDEEEDNKKGDDDDGDSDSDSDSGSDSDDDDN